From Neospora caninum Liverpool complete genome, chromosome VIII, a single genomic window includes:
- a CDS encoding Acetyl-CoA acetyltransferase,related has translation MNRLTTLSGQFSHLNDNPSRVAPGNSDDVVICAALRTAITKAKRGGFKDTYPEDLLANLLVALLKKTKIDPSRIQDVCIGNVLQPGAGALGSRIGMLMGGLPVSVPVNVVNRQCSSGLQAVANIVAAIKSGFIDVGIGGGVESMSQFDMMRTLNPEKLSEKVFEDEQGRNCLIPMGLTSENVAEKYGISREAQDQLAKESHDKCVKAQEQGLFKEEIVPLNVKVKDADGVEKEIIVDRDDGARKATTVANLAKLKPAFQANGTTTAGNSSQVSDGAALVLLARRSAAEKLRLPILARFVAFTVVGVPPDIMGIGPAVAIPAVLEQANLSMDDIDIFELNEAFASQAVYCVKKLNIPKEKLNPKGKPLTSCTPDSFLMLGRGGIKCCNEDVVLFYINKREAINHFQSD, from the exons ATGAACCGACTAACCACTCTCTCTGGCCAATTTTCTCATCTAAACGACAACCCGTCGAG GGTTGCTCCTGGAAATTCAGATGACGTTGTTATCTGCGCGGCTCTGCGGACGGCGATTACCAAGGCCAAGAGAGGTG GTTTCAAAGATACATATCCGGAAGACCTTCTGGCAAATCTTTTGGTGGCGTTactgaagaagacaaaaatTGACCCAAGCAGAATCCAAGACGTTTGCATTG GCAATGTCTTGCAGCCTGGCGCGGGGGCCCTGGGAAGTCGGATTGGGATGCTTATGGGAGGGCTACCAGTATCTGTCCCGGTGAATGTCGTCAATCGACAATGCAGCAGCGGCCTGCAAGCTGTTGCCAACATCGTTG CGGCAATTAAGAGTGGCTTCATCGATGTTGGTAtcggcggcggcgtcgagtCCATGTCTCAGTTTGATATGATGAGGACGCTCAACCCCGAAAAGCTATCGGAGAAAGTTTTCGAAGATGAACAGGGACGCAACTGCCTCATCCCCATGGGGCTCACCTCGGAA AATGTCGCTGAGAAGTATGGCATCAGTCGTGAGGCCCAGGATCAGCTGGCGAAGGAGTCCCATGACAAATGTGTGAAGGCTCAGGAGCAAGGACTTTTCAAAGAAGAAATTGTTCCTCTTAATGTGAAG GTGAAGGACGCCGATGGAGTGGAGAAGGAGATAATAGTTGACCGCGACGATGGGGCACGCAAAGCCACGACGGTTGCGAACCTTGCTAAACTGAAACCTGCATTCCAGGCGAACGGAACAACTACAGCCG GGAACAGCAGCCAAGTCTCTGATGGAGCCGCCTTGGTCCTTCTGGCCAGACGATCGGCAGCAGAGAAACTTCGGCTTCCCATTTTAGCCAGGTTTGTAGCTTTCACGGTCGTTGGAGTGCCCCCAGATATTATGGGAATCGGTCCGGCAGTTGCGATTCCGGCTGTCTTAG AACAAGCAAACTTGTCCATGGACGACATCGACATTTTTGAGCTCAACGAGGCATTTGCGTCGCAAGCGGTGTACTGCGTGAAAAAGCTCAATATCCCGAAAGAGAAATTAAACCCGAAAGGCAAGCCTCTCACCAGCTGCACTCCAGACAGTTTCCTTATGTTGGGGAGGGGGGGCATCAAGTGCTGCAACGAAGATGTGGTATTATTCTACATAAATAAAAGGGAAGCCATTAACCACTTTCAATCGGATTGA
- a CDS encoding putative Wee kinase, translating into MSSFEVLPAVETRQCRSATHSKGLRCPSGELRLSTPVSTDTALTNNYEIVLYKNRNIVLFNPHTNRAGARAITAAEERALSLKLHETPPSPLLCLSTGMLARRSFDLTSVPTQAELQSLSGLFIQQHTAKCCTEPGSTLPLVQFSFEARTYFQILQHLFRRLRRQQSSAASPRRYSRFASEPSEIPSSSLSSVVLDTSDVSSPPTTALLSYNTSSEAPDSPSRYTSESRSSSSTSTVNTLFQTRRQSGEASPSGLHNADPTRQHRTAAGESTYAAGYSSSSSSTDFEADGDSPELRQANPATRDEAQSPFFSFAACQPPGAESIPSTRVSASRLWNIPVELLITGYYNRFFIEKRKLGSGSYGQVYLCTHILDELTLGEYAVKKLPVGDDKHWLAKMLQEVKIREKLHHPNIVDYKHSWLEMHRSNPMCPWVPWLFVLMEYCNGDSLENLIWDRGVENPPSRYLTDDQIWKLFFDILFGLQHLHHSAILYRDMKPPNVLLQHSVERMTGKLQCRAQLSDFGTAELLGERIFRADRNGFTGTIEFTAPELLETDERGLFSPNYDMKSDMWSLGMILYAMCYARVPYTDKEPSSCRRLILGHTRLSFPQHPPRDPIFKLLIGALTAKDSANRPSTDDIIDDVRVRRILNDRERLDRATEEIVNLLQKKNTPTDPLAPSQQASRTTMRRSGTNQPGVRSDWNREHDSRSECAIVSHSVSPLVPLPAPRPTTGNSAEGQGQQLACRVGAGATAFPLNTLR; encoded by the exons ATGTCTTCGTTCGAAGTTCTACCCGCGGTGGAGACTCGCCAGTGTCGGTCAGCAACACATTCCA AGGGCCTCCGCTGTCCGTCTGGAGAACTCCGTCTTTCAACGCCGGTATCCACAGATACGGCGTTAACGAACAACTATGAGATCGTCTTGTACAAGAACCGGAATATCGTCCTGTTCAACCCGCACACCAACAGGGCCGGGGCGAGAGCCATCAcagcggcagaagaaagagcacTCAGCCTCAA GCTACACGAAACACCTCCCTCCCCGTTGTTGTGTCTCAGCACCGGTATGCTGGCTCGGCGTTCTTTCGACCTCACCTCCGTCCCAACACAGGCGGAACTCCAGTCTCTATCGGGACTGTTTATCCAGCAGCATACAGCCAAATGTTGCACGGAACCAGGATCCACGCTGCCGTTAGTT CAGTTTTCCTTTGAAGCTCGAACGTACTTTCAGATCCTTCAGCATCTCTTCAGACGTCTTAGGAGGCAACAAAGCTCAGCAGCGTCGCCGAGACGGTACAGCCGGTTTGCCTCTGAGCCGTCTGAgatcccttcttcgtctctgtcgtctgtCGTGCTTGACACGTCGGATGTTTCCTCACCGCCCACGACAGCCCTTCTGTCTTACAACACCTCTTCAGAGGCACCAGACAGTCCTTCCCGCTATACCAGTGAATCTCGCTCATCGTCGTCAACGTCAACAGTCAACACACTTTTCcaaacacggagacagagtggAGAGGCCTCTCCGAGTGGTCTACACAATGCCGACCCGACGAGGCAACACCGCACTGCCGCGGGGGAGAGCACGTATGCTGCGGGATACTCAAGTAGTTCGTCTTCAACGGACTTCGAAGCCGACGGTGACTCTCCTGAACTTAGGCAAGCCAATCCTGCCACGCGCGATGAGGCTCAatccccgttcttctctttcgcagCGTGTCAGCCTCCAGGAGCGGAATCGATACCCTCCACCCGGGTTAGTGCGTCCAGGCTCTGG AACATTCCCGTGGAACTTTTGATCACCGGCTACTACAACCGTTTCTTCATTGAAAAGCGAAAACTGGGGAGCGGGAGCTATGGCCAGGTGTACCTCTGCACACATATCCTTGACGAGCTCACGCTTGGCGAGTACGCCGTCAAGAAGCTTCCTGTCGGAGACGACAAGCACTGGCTGGCAAAG ATGCTTCAAGAAGTTAAAATCAGGGAAAAGCTCCATCATCCGAACATTGTGGATTACAAGCACTCGTGGCTGGAG ATGCATCGGTCAAACCCCATGTGCCCTTGGGTTCCTTGGCTTTTCGTCCTCATGGAATACTGTAACGGCG ATAGTCTAGAAAACCTGATCTGGGACCGCGGGGTGGAGAATCCACCATCACGTTACCTGACGGACGATCAGATCTGGAAATTGTTCTTTGATATCCTTTTTGGCCTCCAACATCTCCACCACAGCGCCATCTTGTACAGAGACATGAAGCCACCGAATGTACTTCTGCAGCACTCAGTTGAGCGCATGACAGGCAAACTACAGTGCCGAGCTCAGCTATCCGACTTTGGCACGGCAGAACTCCTGGGAGAGAGGATTTTCCGTGCCGACCGAAACGGATTCACGGGGACGATCGAATTCACGGCCCCGGAGCTGCTCGAGACTGATGAACGG GGCCTCTTCAGCCCGAATTATGACATGAAGTCAGATATGTGGAGCCTTGGGATGATTCTTTACGCGATGTGCTACGCGCGCGTCCCGTACACAGACAAAGAGCCATCCAGCTGCCGCCGATTGATCCTTGGACACACGCGTTTATCATTTCCTCAACACCCTCCACG AGACCCCATTTTCAAGCTGCTTATCGGAGCCTTAACGGCAAAG GACAGCGCCAATCGACCTTCAACGGATGACATTATTGACGACGTCCGCGTCCGCCGAATTCTAAATGACCGAGAACGACTCGACAGAGCAACGGAAGAGATAGTGAATCTTTTACAAAAGAAGAACACTCCGACTGATCCCTTGGCGCCG AGTCAACAGGCGTCGAGGACGACTATGAGGCGGTCTGGGACAAATCAGCCAGGTGTTCGCTCCGACTGGAACAGAGAACACGATTCGCGTTCGGAGTGCGCAATAGTATCTCACTCTGTGTCGCCTCTAGTTCCACTGCCTGCGCCTAGGCCGACAACCGGCAACAGCGCTGAAGGTCAAGGACAACAGCTTGCTTGCAGAGTCGGTGCTGGCGCGACTGCATTTCCCCTTAACACTTTACGATAG